One window from the genome of Acinetobacter lanii encodes:
- the fadA gene encoding acetyl-CoA C-acyltransferase FadA translates to MANLNPRDVVIVDGVRSAMGKTKNGMFRNVRADNLSAELVRALVARNQFDTNEVEDVIWGCVNQTLEQGMNIGRNIALLADLPKTVAGQTVNRLCGSSMQAIHTAAAQIATNQGDIFIIGGVEHMGHVGMMHGIDLNPQASKHYAKASNMMGLTAEMLGRMNGITREEQDAFGVESHRRAWAATEAGRFKNEIIGIEGHDAEGKLQLCDIDEVIRPDANLEAFKALRPVFDPKGGTVTAATSSALSDGASAMLLMSYERAQALGLKPRAVIRSMAVAGCDAAIMGYGPVPATQKALKRAGLSIGDIQTVELNEAFAAQGLSVLKGLGLYEKQDIVNLNGGAIALGHPLGCSGARITTTLLNVMEQQDTQIGLATMCIGLGQGIATVIERV, encoded by the coding sequence ATGGCTAATTTAAATCCACGTGACGTTGTCATCGTTGATGGCGTTCGTTCAGCAATGGGTAAAACCAAAAACGGTATGTTCCGTAACGTACGTGCCGACAATTTATCTGCTGAGCTCGTTCGCGCATTGGTTGCTCGTAACCAGTTTGATACGAATGAAGTTGAAGATGTGATCTGGGGCTGTGTGAACCAAACTCTAGAGCAAGGTATGAACATTGGTCGTAACATTGCGTTATTGGCTGATCTTCCTAAGACTGTTGCAGGTCAAACTGTCAACCGTCTATGCGGTTCATCTATGCAAGCGATTCATACTGCTGCGGCGCAAATCGCAACCAACCAAGGTGATATCTTCATCATCGGTGGTGTTGAGCATATGGGTCACGTTGGGATGATGCACGGTATCGACTTAAACCCTCAAGCATCTAAACACTATGCTAAAGCGTCTAACATGATGGGCTTAACCGCTGAAATGTTGGGTCGTATGAACGGGATTACTCGTGAAGAACAAGATGCGTTTGGTGTTGAATCTCACCGCCGTGCTTGGGCTGCAACTGAAGCGGGTCGTTTCAAAAACGAAATCATTGGCATTGAAGGTCATGATGCTGAAGGTAAACTTCAACTGTGTGACATCGATGAAGTGATTCGTCCTGATGCGAACCTTGAAGCGTTCAAAGCATTACGTCCTGTGTTTGATCCGAAAGGCGGTACAGTGACTGCGGCAACCTCTTCAGCATTGTCTGATGGTGCATCTGCAATGTTGCTTATGTCTTATGAACGTGCGCAAGCTTTGGGTCTTAAACCTCGTGCAGTAATCCGCTCTATGGCGGTTGCAGGTTGTGATGCTGCGATCATGGGTTACGGTCCTGTTCCTGCAACGCAAAAAGCGCTTAAACGTGCTGGCTTAAGCATCGGCGACATTCAAACGGTTGAATTGAACGAAGCATTTGCTGCGCAAGGTTTGTCTGTACTTAAAGGCTTAGGTCTTTATGAGAAACAAGACATCGTGAACTTGAACGGTGGTGCAATTGCACTGGGTCACCCATTGGGTTGTTCAGGTGCACGTATCACAACAACATTGTTGAACGTGATGGAACAACAAGATACACAAATCGGTCTTGCGACCATGTGTATCGGTCTAGGTCAAGGGATCGCAACTGTGATCGAACGTGTTTAA
- a CDS encoding AAA family ATPase — protein MLKSSADLRSKRMTTNPALHIVKPQTSSQHPAERQRLIGQPRFHFDPQQVMQLLKQRIIGQDAALAEIEKMLNVVKADFSSPERPLSVTLMLGPTGVGKTETVRLIAEAIYGRPDAFCRIDMNTLAQEHYAAAITGAPPGYVGSKEGHSLFDETAIAGSHTRPGIVLFDELEKASNEVIRGLMNVLDRGKLTLTSGTKTIDFTNCMIFMTSNVGAQAAQQYLDKLNFLPKKMQALCLKRVPTQTIIEKVMHRKFDPEFINRIDRTLHYQAVQDDALPRLVEIELEKLNQRLQHQKRTVHLTDAAKAHFYQGHDIRYGARHLARKMRTELEPILAVYFLQQPEQTDLYIDFQHNALKIKD, from the coding sequence ATGCTGAAATCATCTGCTGATTTGAGATCGAAACGGATGACCACCAATCCAGCACTTCATATCGTGAAGCCTCAGACCTCCTCACAACACCCTGCTGAACGTCAGCGCTTGATTGGACAGCCACGTTTTCATTTCGATCCGCAACAGGTCATGCAACTTTTGAAACAACGCATTATTGGACAAGATGCAGCATTGGCTGAAATTGAAAAAATGCTGAATGTGGTCAAAGCTGATTTCTCTAGTCCCGAACGTCCATTGTCCGTGACCTTAATGTTGGGTCCAACTGGAGTCGGTAAAACCGAAACGGTGCGTTTAATTGCTGAAGCGATTTACGGTCGCCCCGATGCCTTTTGCCGTATTGATATGAACACCTTAGCGCAGGAGCATTATGCCGCGGCTATCACCGGTGCGCCTCCCGGTTACGTGGGGTCTAAAGAGGGTCATAGCCTGTTTGATGAAACCGCCATTGCAGGCTCACATACCCGTCCGGGTATTGTGCTGTTTGATGAATTGGAAAAAGCCTCTAATGAGGTCATTCGCGGTCTGATGAATGTCTTAGATCGTGGCAAACTGACCCTGACCTCGGGTACCAAAACCATCGACTTCACCAACTGTATGATCTTTATGACCAGTAATGTCGGTGCGCAAGCCGCACAGCAATACTTAGATAAATTGAATTTCCTGCCGAAAAAAATGCAGGCTCTGTGTCTAAAACGCGTGCCGACCCAAACCATTATTGAAAAGGTCATGCATCGTAAATTCGACCCTGAATTTATCAACCGTATTGATCGAACATTGCATTATCAAGCCGTTCAGGATGATGCTTTACCGCGTTTAGTCGAGATTGAACTCGAGAAATTGAATCAACGCTTACAACATCAAAAACGGACTGTGCATTTGACCGATGCAGCTAAAGCACATTTTTATCAAGGACATGATATTCGTTATGGCGCACGTCATTTGGCGAGAAAGATGCGGACAGAGTTGGAGCCGATTTTAGCGGTATATTTCTTACAGCAGCCCGAGCAAACTGATTTATATATTGATTTTCAACATAATGCATTAAAGATCAAAGACTAA
- the fadB gene encoding fatty acid oxidation complex subunit alpha FadB has product MIHAGNAITVQILSDGIAEFRFDLQGESVNKFDRVTIEDFKAAIAAVKANAEIKGLIVTSGKSTFIVGADITEFGENFAQGADKIVEWAMPVHDIFNSFEDLDIPKVAAINGIALGGGFEMCMVCDYRVMSDKATVGLPEVKLGIIPGFGGTVRLSRVIGIDNAVEWIATSANKRPDAALKDGAVDAVVPADKLTDAAIDLVKQAIAGRLDWKAKRQEKLDPIKLGPLEQMMAFNSSKGVVLAKANPAQYPAPKLLLDSMQAGSSLDRAGALRQEAEHFAKAAVTPQSGALIGLFLNDQVVKKTSKKYEQGAHPVNQAAVLGAGIMGGGIAYQAASKGTPIIMKDIGNPQLALGMKEANGLLTKQVERKKMKPAQMGETLARIRPTLSYDEFKEVDIVIEAVTENPKIKEAVLADTEKSVRENTIIASNTSTISITRLAKALQRPENFVGMHFFNPVHMMPLVEVIRGEKTSPEAIATTVVLAQKMGKTPIVVNDCPGFLVNRVLFPYFGAFDLLLKDGADFQQIDKVMEKFGWPMGPAYLMDVVGIDTGVHGAEVMAEGFPDRMKPDYKGSIQTMYEAKRLGQKNDVGFYKYELDKKGKKAKTVDPTAYDVIAPVVTGEKREFDAQEIIDRMMLAFCNETVRCLEDNIVATPAEADMAMIMGVGFPPFRGGPARYIDQTGVAEYVALCDKYAHLGKAYEAPQLLRDMAANNKKFYG; this is encoded by the coding sequence ATGATCCACGCTGGCAATGCCATTACCGTCCAAATACTTTCGGACGGAATTGCAGAATTCCGCTTTGACTTACAAGGTGAGTCGGTTAACAAATTCGACCGTGTAACAATTGAAGACTTTAAAGCAGCCATCGCTGCGGTTAAAGCAAACGCTGAGATTAAAGGTCTTATCGTGACTTCAGGCAAATCTACGTTCATCGTGGGTGCCGACATCACTGAATTTGGTGAAAACTTCGCGCAAGGCGCTGACAAAATTGTGGAATGGGCAATGCCTGTTCATGACATTTTCAACAGCTTTGAAGATTTAGACATTCCTAAAGTTGCTGCAATCAATGGTATCGCATTGGGCGGTGGCTTTGAAATGTGCATGGTGTGTGACTACCGTGTCATGTCTGACAAAGCAACCGTCGGTCTACCAGAAGTTAAACTCGGCATCATCCCTGGTTTCGGTGGTACGGTTCGTTTAAGCCGTGTGATTGGTATCGACAATGCGGTGGAGTGGATTGCCACTTCTGCCAACAAACGTCCAGATGCAGCGTTGAAAGACGGCGCAGTTGACGCTGTTGTGCCTGCTGACAAACTGACCGATGCAGCGATTGACTTGGTAAAACAAGCGATTGCAGGTCGTTTAGATTGGAAAGCAAAACGCCAAGAAAAATTAGACCCGATCAAGTTAGGTCCATTAGAACAAATGATGGCATTTAACTCGTCTAAAGGTGTGGTGCTGGCGAAAGCTAATCCTGCGCAATACCCTGCGCCAAAACTATTGCTTGATTCTATGCAAGCAGGTTCTAGCCTTGACCGTGCAGGCGCACTTCGTCAAGAAGCTGAACACTTTGCTAAAGCTGCGGTGACGCCACAGTCTGGTGCATTGATTGGTCTATTCTTAAATGACCAAGTGGTGAAGAAAACTTCGAAGAAATATGAGCAAGGTGCGCACCCTGTCAACCAAGCGGCTGTTCTAGGCGCGGGTATCATGGGTGGCGGTATTGCTTATCAAGCGGCAAGCAAAGGCACACCAATCATCATGAAAGATATTGGTAACCCACAACTTGCACTGGGTATGAAAGAAGCGAATGGCTTGTTAACTAAACAAGTTGAACGCAAAAAAATGAAACCCGCTCAAATGGGTGAAACCCTTGCACGTATCCGCCCAACTTTAAGCTATGACGAGTTTAAAGAAGTGGACATCGTGATTGAAGCAGTCACTGAAAATCCGAAAATCAAAGAAGCGGTACTTGCGGATACTGAAAAATCAGTCCGTGAAAACACCATCATTGCATCAAATACCTCTACGATTTCAATCACACGTTTAGCGAAAGCATTACAACGTCCTGAAAACTTCGTGGGTATGCACTTCTTTAACCCGGTACACATGATGCCATTGGTTGAAGTGATTCGTGGTGAGAAAACTTCACCTGAAGCGATTGCAACGACTGTGGTACTTGCACAAAAAATGGGTAAAACACCAATCGTGGTAAATGACTGCCCGGGCTTCTTGGTAAACCGTGTCTTGTTCCCTTACTTCGGTGCATTCGACCTTCTTCTTAAAGACGGTGCTGACTTCCAGCAAATCGATAAAGTGATGGAAAAATTCGGCTGGCCGATGGGTCCTGCTTACTTGATGGACGTTGTCGGTATTGATACTGGCGTTCACGGTGCAGAAGTGATGGCTGAAGGCTTCCCTGACCGTATGAAACCGGACTATAAAGGTTCGATTCAAACCATGTATGAAGCAAAACGTTTGGGTCAAAAGAACGACGTTGGTTTTTACAAATACGAATTGGACAAAAAAGGTAAGAAAGCCAAAACTGTTGATCCAACCGCGTATGACGTGATTGCTCCGGTCGTGACTGGCGAAAAACGCGAGTTTGATGCGCAAGAAATCATTGACCGTATGATGCTTGCATTCTGTAACGAAACGGTTCGTTGCTTAGAAGACAACATCGTGGCAACGCCTGCTGAAGCAGATATGGCAATGATCATGGGTGTGGGTTTCCCTCCATTCCGTGGTGGTCCAGCACGTTATATCGATCAAACAGGTGTGGCTGAATACGTTGCGCTTTGCGACAAATATGCACATTTAGGTAAAGCTTATGAAGCGCCACAATTGTTGCGTGACATGGCTGCTAACAACAAAAAATTCTACGGTTAA
- a CDS encoding PH domain-containing protein — MFKNLASEMMGTSDIGTIIEPQDFNKTDIDDYIFHEDNEKIFFVIKSKTDEYCFTNVAFMHLDGKSAMSKKRMLYRYLYRHHPIKHVMLETAGSVDLDAEIKFQLGEQSFSIDIDKKQIEKIRDLYKALFTIGESFKEINRRRNLLLQSNENVQKMFNLRELSEQVILNLPEIINQTAQQVEDYANQRIREIENYDFSEIFERYLKN, encoded by the coding sequence ATGTTTAAAAACTTAGCTTCAGAAATGATGGGTACCAGTGATATTGGGACGATTATTGAACCCCAAGATTTTAATAAAACTGATATTGATGACTATATTTTTCATGAAGATAACGAAAAAATCTTCTTTGTGATTAAAAGTAAGACCGATGAATATTGTTTTACCAATGTCGCATTTATGCACTTAGATGGTAAAAGTGCCATGAGTAAAAAGCGCATGTTGTATCGTTATTTATACCGACATCATCCGATCAAGCATGTGATGTTGGAAACTGCAGGTTCCGTCGATTTAGATGCCGAAATTAAATTCCAATTGGGTGAGCAAAGCTTTTCAATTGATATTGATAAAAAGCAAATCGAGAAAATTCGAGATCTGTATAAAGCGCTGTTTACGATTGGAGAAAGCTTTAAAGAGATTAACCGTCGACGCAATCTACTTTTGCAAAGTAATGAAAACGTGCAGAAGATGTTTAATTTGCGTGAACTGAGTGAACAGGTGATTTTAAATCTACCTGAAATCATTAACCAAACGGCACAACAAGTGGAAGACTACGCCAATCAAAGAATAAGAGAAATTGAGAATTATGATTTTAGTGAAATTTTTGAGCGTTATTTAAAGAACTAA
- a CDS encoding Panacea domain-containing protein, with product MNLFSDLKATEVAAYFLTKSDGQLPVLKLMKLMYLAERESFKKNHLPIIGDLLVSMPHGPVLSLTYDRLNGNCRNTYMSELLSDKENYNISLKKDICIDSDLKYLNYDEVKVLESVWNEFGHMGKWEIRDYTHNGGCPEWTDPNGSSVPISYKELFKALDFDDDTASSIEEYLNEEVEIDDFFASLT from the coding sequence ATGAATTTGTTTAGTGATCTCAAGGCTACTGAAGTAGCTGCTTATTTTCTTACTAAATCTGATGGTCAACTTCCTGTTCTTAAATTAATGAAGTTGATGTATTTAGCAGAGAGGGAGTCTTTTAAAAAAAATCATTTGCCTATTATAGGTGATTTACTTGTATCTATGCCGCATGGTCCAGTTCTATCTTTGACATACGACCGCTTAAATGGTAATTGCAGAAATACTTATATGAGTGAACTCTTATCAGATAAGGAAAATTACAACATTTCATTGAAAAAAGATATCTGTATAGATAGTGATTTGAAGTATTTAAATTATGACGAAGTAAAAGTTTTAGAAAGCGTATGGAATGAATTCGGTCATATGGGGAAATGGGAAATAAGAGATTACACACACAATGGGGGATGCCCAGAATGGACTGATCCTAATGGATCAAGTGTGCCAATCAGTTACAAAGAGTTGTTTAAAGCATTAGATTTTGATGATGATACAGCTTCAAGTATTGAAGAGTATCTCAATGAAGAAGTGGAAATAGATGATTTTTTTGCAAGCTTAACGTAG
- the lpxO gene encoding lipid A hydroxylase LpxO, which translates to MMKWIILAIFVISALYIQNRGKVRHSFYRQFFDHSTLLAPINFLMYLFSKVPNQPYIDTQEFKDLKVLDENWEMIRDEAKALYEKGGIKASSSYDDLGFNSFFKTGWKRFYLKWYDSAHPSAAELCPKTTALLKTLPSIKAAMFTELAPDSRLVRHRDPYAGSLRYHLGLMTPNDDRCFIDVDGQRYSWRDGKSVVFDETYIHYAENTTDQNRIIFFADVERPLKSRLMARFNHWFGKNVMTAASSPNEAGDQTGGLNKVFGYVYQFRIKAKALKKTNRQLYYFLKWFLMLGIFFLIFIRPYVF; encoded by the coding sequence ATGATGAAGTGGATTATCCTCGCGATATTTGTGATTTCTGCCTTGTATATCCAAAATCGCGGTAAAGTTCGACACTCTTTTTATCGTCAATTTTTCGATCATTCGACCCTTTTGGCACCCATCAATTTTTTGATGTATCTCTTCTCCAAAGTTCCCAACCAACCCTATATCGACACCCAAGAATTTAAAGATCTCAAGGTTCTCGATGAAAACTGGGAAATGATTCGCGACGAAGCCAAAGCCCTGTATGAAAAGGGGGGTATTAAAGCCTCAAGCAGTTATGACGACTTGGGCTTTAACTCATTTTTTAAAACCGGTTGGAAACGTTTTTATTTAAAATGGTATGACTCTGCACATCCGTCTGCGGCAGAGCTTTGCCCTAAAACCACAGCTTTACTGAAAACCTTACCGAGCATTAAAGCCGCGATGTTTACCGAGCTCGCGCCTGACAGTCGTTTGGTTCGTCATCGTGACCCGTATGCAGGTTCATTGCGCTATCACTTGGGGCTGATGACACCGAATGATGACCGTTGTTTTATCGATGTCGATGGTCAGCGTTATTCATGGCGTGATGGCAAAAGTGTGGTGTTTGATGAAACCTATATTCACTATGCAGAAAACACCACCGACCAAAACCGGATCATTTTCTTTGCCGATGTAGAACGTCCACTTAAATCTCGCTTAATGGCGCGTTTTAATCATTGGTTTGGTAAAAACGTGATGACCGCAGCCAGTTCACCGAATGAAGCCGGCGATCAAACCGGTGGTTTAAACAAGGTATTTGGTTATGTGTATCAGTTCCGGATTAAGGCCAAAGCCTTAAAGAAAACCAATCGTCAGTTATATTACTTTTTAAAATGGTTCCTGATGCTGGGGATTTTCTTCCTGATCTTTATCCGTCCTTATGTGTTTTAA